GCTGTCCGGCTGTCGCTGCAAACTCCGCCTTCAAAGCTGCAATATTTTTCTCTGTAGCCGGAATCGGTTCAGCCGCGCCAATGCTACTCCCGGGAGCCATATAAATTCGATCGCACGCCAAGGCGATCAACGCGCCAGCCGACCAAGCCCGGGGCTGCACATAGCAAAACACAGGCACTTGCGAGCGAAGCAGACGATCGCGCATGCGCACAGCCGCATCTACCTGCCCTCCAAAAGTGTCAATCTCAAGCAAAACTGCCTCTTGCCCGGTTGTCTCCGCACTTTCAAGGGCCCGGGATAATTTAGCCGCCTGCACACCGTCAATTTCTCCTTGCACTTGTACCAATAAAACAGCACCTTCACCAGAAGGAGACAATAAACAACTTACAATAAACAAGCATAGGCAAACATACCGCTTCATGGACCGCTCCTTTCCGCGCATACACGCCATTGCTTTCTCAGATTGGCAAAAAACCCGGTACTTAGTGCGTCTAAGTACCGGGTTTATCTTATTGATTGAGTCGTCCGCGCACCAGCGTATTTACCAATTTCCCATCGGCTTTGCCTTTAACTTGGGGCATGAGAATAGCCATAACTTTTCCCATATCCTTTGCTGTGACTGCCTGGGCTTGGGATACTGCCTGGTCTACCAACGCGCGAACCTCTTCCTCGCTCAATTGCGCAGGAAGATATTCAGCCAAAATGGCAATTTCTTCCTCAAGTGCAGCTACCAAGTCCGGCCGATTTCCTTTACGGAAGTCTTCCATGGAATCCCGGCGCATTTTCACTTCTTTTGCCAATACATCCAAAACGTCTTCATCGTTCAATACTTTCTTACGATCAATTTCAATATTTCGAATGCTGGCTTTGACCATGCGCAACACGCTTAGTCGGCTTTTGCCGGCTTCCCGCGCTTTCATGGCCGTTTTCACGTCCTCAGTCAATCGTTCTTGTAACGACATTTTTGGCACCTCCAAACGACGAATTAATGGTAGCGGCGTTTGCGGGCAGCCTCGGATTTTTTCTTGCGACGGACGCTAGGTTTTTCATAGTGCTCGCGTTTTCTCACTTCAGCAAGTGTTCCGGCCTTCTGGCAGGTACGCTTGAATCTACGGAGTGCGCTATCAATGGTTTCGTTTTTTCCTACCTTGACTTCTGACATCGATTCTCCCTCCCCTCCACCGACCGTTACGGGAGTGTATGTTTCTTCACAATACACCTCGTTATTATACACGACCACTTGTTCCGTTGTCAATGGCTGATTAGCCTGGCGGCCACTGCATTGCTCTGCCGCCTAGAATATGCCAATGTAAATGGCCCACCGTCTGACCGCCATCTTGCTTAATATTGCTGACCACCCGGAAACCCTTTTCCTCCAACCCCAAAGAGGCCGCCACCTTGGCAATCACCTTCATCATGTGCACCAATAAAGGAGCATCGCTTTCTTCAATGGCCAGCAAATGATCAATATGGCGTTTAGGAATGGCCAATACATGAACCGGCGCCGCCGGCTGAATATCATGAAAAACCAATACCTGTTCATCCTCATACACAATTTGAGAAGGAATTTTTTTTTGCGCTATCTTGCAAAAGATACAATCCTGTGACATTTTAACACCTCCTCTCAATGTATGACAGTTCATTATTATTCTGTTTATTGTCTTAATTTTCCTTCTTTTGCGGCGAGAAAAATGAAGAACCCTCTCAAGATTCGCTCAAACGACCTTCAAAATAGTCTTCACGAACCTCCAAAAGCTGCACAGCCAACGTACGTCCTGCCAAGTCCTCCGCCTGCGCCGGCAGCTTAACTCGCAGATAATTACCGGTCAACCCAGTCGGCCTGCCGTCAGGACCTGGGTGCTCAAAAAGGACCTCCATGGTACGGCCAGTAAAGGTTCCTGTAAAACGAGCGGCGCTTTTGACAGCCACTTCCTGCATCCGCTGCACCCGCTCTTTTTTCACATTCTCTGGCACTTGCTGCGCGAAGGTCGCCGCTGGCGTTCCAGTCCGCCGAGAGTAGGGAAACACATGCACTTTAGCAAAGCCAATGTACTCTACAAAAACCAGCGAGTTTTCAAACATCTCTTCCGTTTCCCCAGGAAAACCGACAATGATATCGGTGGAAATGGCTACATCCGGAAGCAGACGACGAATTTCTTCTGCCTGCGTGGCAAAACCCTCGGTAGTATAATGCCGGTTCATCGCCTTCAACAGACGATTATCGCCTCCTTGCAAAGGCAAATGCAGGTGTGGACACAGCCGCGCATCCCGGCTCATTAATTGAAGCAATTCCGGCTCCACTTCAATGGATTCCATCGAACTAATGCGCAAGCGTCCCAAGCCAGGCAATGCTAAAATTTCCTGAACAGCCGCCGTCAATGTTCTTTTCTCATCCTGCCATTCTCGTCCATAGGCTCCCAAGTGAATGCCAGTCAGTACAATTTCAGCAAATCCTTGCCGAATCAACTTGGCCGCCTCACGACGCACGCTCTCCAAAGAGCGCGAACGCAAACGCCCTCTGGCATAAGGAATAATACAATAGGTGCAGTAATTTTCACACCCTTCTTGTATCTTCAGAAAAGCGCGCGTCCGCCCTGGCGCTTCTTCCGCTAACGGCACATCTTCAAAAATGTTGGCCGCCATAATATCGCCGACTGCCTGAACTTGTCCATCTTCCTTTGCCGCCTGCTCTAACAAATCAACAATATGTTGACGATCTTGAGTTCCCACGATAAGATCCACGCCGGGAATGGCCGCAACCTCAGCCGCCGCCACCTGCGCGTAACAGCCGGTAACCGCTACAACTGCTTCCGGATTGGTCCGTATCGCCCGGCGAATGCATTGACGTGATTTTCTTTCGCCTAAATGCGTCACCGAACAAGTATTCAATACATATACATCAGCCACAGAATCAAAAGACACCACTTCATAACCTCGGGCGGCAAACAACCCCTGCATGGCTTCCGTATCTGCCTGATTAACCTTGCAGCCTAACGTCATAAAGGCTACTTTTGACATGACGCTCCTCCCAAATCTCCCAGCTCATACATAATTATCGCAGCCGCAGCTACTGCCGCTGTCTCGGTTCTTAAAATACGCGGCCCCATACGCACTACCAAAGCGCCGTATTGGCGAGCCAAGGCCACTTCCTGCGACGTCAGACCGCCCTCTGGCCCGATAAGCAGAGCAACCTGCTTTGGTCGTTCCGCCAGCGCTGTCAACGCTTCTTTGAGTCCCAAGCTTTGTTCATCTTCGTATAAGACTAAAAGCAACACGCCCTCAGGCAGCGCCTCCAAGGCCGTTTCTAGAGAAGCCACCGCCTTTACGCCCGGAATCCGGCTGCGTTTGCACTGTTTAGCCGCTTCCAAAGCAATACGTTCCCAGCGTTCCTGCCTTGCCACCGCTTTTTTAGCATCAAGACGCAATACGCTGCGATCAGCAGATATCGGCGCAAAAAAGCTGCACCCCAATTCAACCGTCTTTTGCAGTACCCATTCCATTTTCTCGCCCTTCGCCAATGACTGCAAAATATGCACTTGAAGTTCTGCTTCTGCGGTTTCCTCCAAAGCTCGGCGCATCTTTAAGACTACCGACTCTTCGGATACAGATATCACTTCCGCTTCTGCGCTGCGCTCCTTAGCGTCACAAACCGCAATGACAGCGCCCGGTTGCAGCCGCAGCACTTTTGCCGCATGCAGCGCCTCCGTCCCTGTCAAAACCGCGTCTTCCAACGAATGCAAGAAAAACCGTCTCACCTTACGCGCCGCCTTTTCTGGCGATGATCGCCACCCAACCGCCTTCTTCCATCACCTTTTCCACGCTTAGCCCCTGTTCCCTTAGTGCAGCAGTTACATCAGGCAAACGTTCAGAGATAATGCCGCTGCCGATAAAAGTGCCGCCTTCGCGCAGACGCCCTGGGATATCCGGCAGCAGGCGAATAATCACATCCGCTATAATATTGGCCACAACCACGTCGGCTTGGCCGCTGAAACCGGATAGTAAATCGCCTTCGCGCACTTCCACACGGTCTTCCACATGATTCATGATCACATTTTCCTTGGCCACCCGTACCGCTATACCGTCCAAATCTACAGCGCGAACGCTAGCGGCGCCCAGTTTAGCCGCTGCTACTGCCAAAATCCCCGAGCCGGTTCCCACGTCAAAAACAACTTGACCCGCAACCACTACTTCTTCCAGTGCCCTGCAGCATAGCATGGTAGTATGATGCGTTCCTGTACCAAAAGCCATACCGGGATCCAGTTCAATGATCAATTCCTCCGGCAACGGTTGATAACTTTCCCATGACGGCTTTATAACGATTCTCTCGCCAATTTTGACAGGATGAAAATATTCTTTCCAAGAAGTAGCCCAATCTTCCTCTTGGATTTCCTTGTAGGCAATCGTTCCTCGGCCTTTATCCAAATTATGCTGCGCTAATTCATTAATCCGACGCTCAAAGGAACGTAGTTTCTCCTCCAACTCCTCATCAACAGGCAAATACGATTTGACCACAACAGTCTCCACATCTTCCTGCTCCGGAAGCTCACAGTAGTCCCAGGTACCGGAACGCCTGTAAGAATTAATCAATTCTGGATCTTCAATGACGACGCCGCTTGCTCCGAGGTCGTGAAAAATATTGGCCACCGCCTCAGTAGCCTCATGTGTCGTGGCAATGCTTATTTCTGTCCATTTCATAGTTATACGACCCCGCTTTCTTTAAAAGAGCCATAAAAGGCAAAGACACGTCTTCGCTTCCCAAGGACTTTTCAAAAACCGCCTGGGCAAGACCGTGTCTTTACAAAATGGCAGCCCGCGACTACCTGTTACAAACAGGAATCAACCGCCGAATACATCCTTCATCTTTTTAAACCAGCTTTTTTCTTCGCCGTATACCTGATCACCGCCGGCTATAGCAAACTCTCGCAATAGCTCTTTCTGTTTATCATTCAATTTTTGCGGCGTTATCACCTTCACTCGCACATGCTGATCTCCGCGACCACGGCCATGCAAGCGCGGCACGCCTTTTTCACGCAACCGGAATATCATGCCGGACTGAGTTCCTTCTGGAACAGTAAGTTTGACCTTTCCGTCCAAAGTCGGCACGTCCACTTCCGCTCCCAGGGTTGCTTGCACAAAGCTGATCGGCACTTCGCAGAGCACATCATATCCTTCGCGCGTAAAGAGAGGGTGCTCCTTGATGAATAAATACACATACAAGTCACCAGACGGGCCGCCACGCGTACCAGCTTCGCCTTTACCAGAAACCCGTAGGCGAGAACCGTTGTCCACACCCTTCGGAATAGTTACTTGGATCTTCTGCCGTCCGCGAACCGTACCGGTTCCGCGGCAAACATGGCACGGCTTCTGAATGATCTTGCCAGTGCCCCGGCACTGATCACAAGCGCCCACATTGACCATGCGTCCGAAAGGAGTGTTCTGTGCGTATTGAACCTGGCCTGCCCCTTTGCACTTAGAACAGGTTTCCGCCTGCGTTCCCGGCGCTGCGCCGCTGCCGTGGCAAGTGCCGCACGCTTCCGTACGGGGTACTTCAATTTCCACTTCATACCCAAAGGCAGCTTGTTCAAAGGTAATTTCCAGATCGTAGCGCAGGTCAGCACCCTGCTCAGGTCCGTGCTGGGTCCTCCTGCCGCCAAAACCGGACTGTCCAAAAAACATATCGAAAATATCAGAAAAACCGCCAAAGTCTCCCTGAAAGCCACCCGCCCCGGGGCCGCCGGCCCCGGGTTCAAAGGCAGCATGTCCAAGCTGATCATACCGCGCACGCTTATTGGCATCTGACAATACTTCGTACGCTTCATTGATTTCCTTGAACTTCTCTTCCGCTTCTTTCGGATTGTCACGGTTGACGTCAGGATGGTACTTGCGTGCCAGCTTGCGATACGCTTTTTTCAATTCTTCTTCCGAGGCGGACTTGTTTACGTCAAGCACCTCATAATAATCGCGTTTTGCCACGTGTCACCATCCTAGCTTTGGATTATTTTTTATCTTCGTCAACCACTTTAAAATCAGCGTCCACAACATTGTCGTCTTTTTTCTTACCGGCTCCGCCAGCCTGCTGAGCGTCAGCAGCGCCTTCTTGCGGCTGTTGCTGCTGATACAAAGCGCCCGCAAGCTCATGCAGCGGTTTCGTCAGTTCTTCCGTATCGGCTTTAATCTGCTCCAGCGTACCACTTTTCAAGGTTTCTTTCAACTTGTCAGCGGCTGCCTGCACTTTTTCCGCCAAGGCTTTGTCCACTTTGTTGCCAGCTTCTTTAATTGTCTTCTCCGCTTGATATACCAGGCTGTCCGCTTGATTGCGCACTTCAACTTCTTCACGGCGCTGTTTGTCCTCAGCGGCATGGGCTTCAGCTTCTTTCACCATGCGCTCAATGTCGTCTTTGTTGACGCCAGTAGAAGCAGTAATGGTAATCTTCTGCTCTTTGCCAGTACCAAGATCTTTTGCCGACACATGCACGATGCCGTTAGCGTCGATATCAAAGGTAACTTCGATTTGTGGTACGCCACGGGGAGCCGCAGGAATATCGCCCAACTGGAAGCGTCCCAGCGTTTTATTGTACGAAGCCATTTCGCGTTCGCCTTGGAGCACATGGATTTCTACCGAAGGCTGGTTATCAGCCGCCGTAGAGAAAATCTGGCTTTTCTTCGTAGGAATCGTTGTATTGCGCTCGATAATCTTGGTGAAAACGCCCCCAAGCGTTTCAATGCCCAAAGACAACGGCGTTACGTCTAGAAGCAGAACGTCTTTTACTTCCCCTGCCAACACGCCCGCTTGAATAGCAGCCCCTACAGCTACGCACTCGTCCGGGTTCACACCGCGGAAAGGCTCTTTACCCAAGAATTTTTTGATGGCTTCTTGAACGGCAGGAATACGGGTAGAACCGCCAACCAAGATCACTTTGTCAATTTCGCTTACATTCAAACCAGCATCGGACAGAGCTTGACGTGTGGGACCCATAGTGGATTCCACCAGATCGCTTGTCAGCTCTTCAAACTTAGCCCGGGTCAAATTAATGTCCAAATGCTTGGGACCAGTCTGATCCGCCGTGATGAAAGGCAGATTGATATTGGTCGTCAGCACGCCGGATAATTCAATTTTTGCTTTTTCTGCGGCTTCGCGCAAACGCTGTACCGCCATGCGGTCCTGCGAAAGATCGATGCCTGTTTCTTTTTTGAACTCTTGAGCCAAATATTTTTCGATGCGCTCGTCAAAATCATCGCCGCCCAAGCGGTTGTTACCATGGGTAGCTTTTACTTCAAATACGCCTTCGCCCAATTCCAGCACAGATACGTCAAACGTACCGCCGCCCAAGTCGAATACTAAAATAGTGTGGTCTTCGCCCTTATCCATGCCATAAGCCAATGCGGCTGCCGTAGGCTCATTGATAATACGCAGCACTTCCAGGCCAGCGATGGTGCCGGCGTCTTTAGTAGCCTGACGCTGGGAATCGCTGAAATACGCCGGTACGGTAATAACCGCTTGAGTAACTGTTTCTCCTAAATAAGCTTCCGCGTCCGCTTTCAGCTTTTGTAGAATCATCGCCGAAAGTTGCTGTGGCGTATAGGCCTTGTCCTCAATCGATACTTTCCAGTCGGTACCCATATGACGTTTTACGGAACTGATCGTTCCATCCGGATTGGAAACCGCCTGCCGCTTAGCAAGCTGACCTACTAAACGTTCCCCAGTTTTGGAAAATCCTACCACCGAGGGAGTCAGGCGACTGCCCTCCGCATTGGCGATTACTGTCGCTTCGCCACCTTCCATTACAGAAACAACAGAGTTTGTTGTACCTAAGTCAATACCAATTACTTTTGCCATGTTCAAATTCCTCCTTATTTCGTTTCACGCCAGCACTTCTTCACAAGCCGCCGACTGTTAGTATACTATTGTCTCAGCCAACAACCTTAACCATGCTGGGACGAATGACTTTTCCTTTTACACTGTAGCCTTTTTGCAATTCTTCTACAATAGTGCCTTCCGGTTGTTCAGCATCTTCCACCCGTAATACGGCTTCATGGTACTGAGGATCAAAAATCTTACCTTCAGCCTCCACTATGCTAAGTCCGGATTTTTCAAGCGCATTAAAAAGCTGTCGATAGATCATGGAGACACCCGAGCCTACACCGGCGGCTTCTTCTTCACTTAAACTGCTTAAAGCGCGTTCAAAATTATCCAGCACTGGCAGCAATTCTAAAATCAGATTCTGTGCCACTACATTCGACAAGTCCTCTTTTTCCTGCCGCGAACGGCGGCGAAAATTGTCAAAATCAGCATACAAACGTTTATACCGGTCTTCAGCTTCCGCCAAAAGCTGCTCCTTTTCCGCTTGTACAGCTTCCACCGTTACGTTTTGATTTACTTCCGTCTCTTGTACGTTTTCTTGTTCAGAGACGCTTTGGTTCTCTTTTTTTTCTGCATCTTCGTGGTTATTGGCCACTCTTTCCACCTCTTTGTATTTTACTTTCTCAAAAATCAGGCAAGCCCTCTTCCATACCTTGTTGAGGAGCTCCATTTTCATCCCGTTTGCGAATAATGGTATCAATGCGCAGAATGGCTACTGCCACTTCCCCAGCTGCTTTCAAAGCATGCAGCTTGACTTCCAACGGGTCCATAATCCCAGCCTGCAGCATATCTGCTACAGCGCCACTTTCACAGTCAATGCCCAAAACTTCTTGGCTTTGAGATGCTTGCGCAGCTAGGACTTCCTCCACTTTTTCCAAAGGATTGAAGCCGGCGTTATCCACAATTTGCGCCAACGGACGCTTCAGCGCCGCTGTTACGCAATCCAACCCATACGCAGCCATCCCCTTCATGCGGTCTCTATGGCGTTCCAGTTCGCGGGCAACAGCAATTTCTGCGGACCCGCCTCCCGGAAGATAACCGCTTTTTACAGCGGCCTGCACACTAGAAGCAGCGTCTTTGGCAATGCGTTCCCGCTCGCCAACTACTTCCGCCGTAGCCGCCCCCACTAAAATCGTGGCCATTGGCTTGCCTGCGCCTCCCAGCATGCGAATATGTCCCAGTTTTTCTTCCGCATACACGCGCTGCACTTGCCCCAAATACCGCTGCAGTTCGGCTTTTTCTTTTTTTAGAGCCGTCCGTTTCACCATGCGCGCACCGGTGTGTTCCGCCACGCGTCGCAAATCCGTCGCATTCACTTGACTGACCACAAACATGCCGGCGTCAGTAAAGGCTTCTTCCGCCGCTGAATCAACGGCTCGGTCTGTCAGGACCACCTGAATGTCCATTGCCACTAGTTTCGCTATATTCTGCCGAAACTCTTCTTGCAGTTCAAGATAACGCTTAAAGCCAGCTTCCGTCCCCAAGGCTTCCTCACCGAGTTCTTCCGGCGCCAACGCATCGTCCAACACCATTACTTTAGCGTTTTCCACCGCCAAGGGCATATCCTGATTTAAGCGTTCTTTTTCAATGATAACACCGAGAAACACTTCGTTTTCCGCGCCTTCCTGAGCCAAAACCGTATCGGAAAGTTTGAAGTGGGATTCCTTTAATTTACCTCGACCAATTAGTCGCGCCGCTTCTACCACCAGCTGAGCAATATCCACATACTCCCTGCCGGCAATACGAGCCACATCAAAAAGACATTCTGCCTGCACATCATCAATGGTAACGGCGCGAGCCTTCAACTGCCTGGCCGCCTCGTCAATGCCAAACCGAATACCTTCGATTACCCGGGCTACCGGCACGCCGCGCAGCACCTGCGTCAGACCTTCGGACACAAGAGCACCAGCCATGATCGTCGCCGTAGTCGTACCATCACCGACTTCGTCCTTTTGTGCTCGGGCCGCATGAATCAGCATTTTCGCCGCCGGATGGTTAATATCCATCTTTTCTAAAATCGTAACGCCGTCATTAGTAATAATAACCTCGCCGAAACGATCTACCAGCATGGTATCAAGGCCTTTGGGGCCTATGGTTCCTTCTACCGCCGAAGTAATGGCTCGCACCGCTTCGGCATTGGTCAT
This genomic window from uncultured Anaeromusa sp. contains:
- a CDS encoding GatB/YqeY domain-containing protein, translating into MSLQERLTEDVKTAMKAREAGKSRLSVLRMVKASIRNIEIDRKKVLNDEDVLDVLAKEVKMRRDSMEDFRKGNRPDLVAALEEEIAILAEYLPAQLSEEEVRALVDQAVSQAQAVTAKDMGKVMAILMPQVKGKADGKLVNTLVRGRLNQ
- the rpsU gene encoding 30S ribosomal protein S21, coding for MSEVKVGKNETIDSALRRFKRTCQKAGTLAEVRKREHYEKPSVRRKKKSEAARKRRYH
- a CDS encoding histidine triad nucleotide-binding protein, translating into MSQDCIFCKIAQKKIPSQIVYEDEQVLVFHDIQPAAPVHVLAIPKRHIDHLLAIEESDAPLLVHMMKVIAKVAASLGLEEKGFRVVSNIKQDGGQTVGHLHWHILGGRAMQWPPG
- the mtaB gene encoding tRNA (N(6)-L-threonylcarbamoyladenosine(37)-C(2))-methylthiotransferase MtaB, encoding MSKVAFMTLGCKVNQADTEAMQGLFAARGYEVVSFDSVADVYVLNTCSVTHLGERKSRQCIRRAIRTNPEAVVAVTGCYAQVAAAEVAAIPGVDLIVGTQDRQHIVDLLEQAAKEDGQVQAVGDIMAANIFEDVPLAEEAPGRTRAFLKIQEGCENYCTYCIIPYARGRLRSRSLESVRREAAKLIRQGFAEIVLTGIHLGAYGREWQDEKRTLTAAVQEILALPGLGRLRISSMESIEVEPELLQLMSRDARLCPHLHLPLQGGDNRLLKAMNRHYTTEGFATQAEEIRRLLPDVAISTDIIVGFPGETEEMFENSLVFVEYIGFAKVHVFPYSRRTGTPAATFAQQVPENVKKERVQRMQEVAVKSAARFTGTFTGRTMEVLFEHPGPDGRPTGLTGNYLRVKLPAQAEDLAGRTLAVQLLEVREDYFEGRLSES
- a CDS encoding 16S rRNA (uracil(1498)-N(3))-methyltransferase, translated to MRRFFLHSLEDAVLTGTEALHAAKVLRLQPGAVIAVCDAKERSAEAEVISVSEESVVLKMRRALEETAEAELQVHILQSLAKGEKMEWVLQKTVELGCSFFAPISADRSVLRLDAKKAVARQERWERIALEAAKQCKRSRIPGVKAVASLETALEALPEGVLLLVLYEDEQSLGLKEALTALAERPKQVALLIGPEGGLTSQEVALARQYGALVVRMGPRILRTETAAVAAAAIIMYELGDLGGASCQK
- the prmA gene encoding 50S ribosomal protein L11 methyltransferase; its protein translation is MKWTEISIATTHEATEAVANIFHDLGASGVVIEDPELINSYRRSGTWDYCELPEQEDVETVVVKSYLPVDEELEEKLRSFERRINELAQHNLDKGRGTIAYKEIQEEDWATSWKEYFHPVKIGERIVIKPSWESYQPLPEELIIELDPGMAFGTGTHHTTMLCCRALEEVVVAGQVVFDVGTGSGILAVAAAKLGAASVRAVDLDGIAVRVAKENVIMNHVEDRVEVREGDLLSGFSGQADVVVANIIADVIIRLLPDIPGRLREGGTFIGSGIISERLPDVTAALREQGLSVEKVMEEGGWVAIIARKGGA
- the dnaJ gene encoding molecular chaperone DnaJ, whose translation is MAKRDYYEVLDVNKSASEEELKKAYRKLARKYHPDVNRDNPKEAEEKFKEINEAYEVLSDANKRARYDQLGHAAFEPGAGGPGAGGFQGDFGGFSDIFDMFFGQSGFGGRRTQHGPEQGADLRYDLEITFEQAAFGYEVEIEVPRTEACGTCHGSGAAPGTQAETCSKCKGAGQVQYAQNTPFGRMVNVGACDQCRGTGKIIQKPCHVCRGTGTVRGRQKIQVTIPKGVDNGSRLRVSGKGEAGTRGGPSGDLYVYLFIKEHPLFTREGYDVLCEVPISFVQATLGAEVDVPTLDGKVKLTVPEGTQSGMIFRLREKGVPRLHGRGRGDQHVRVKVITPQKLNDKQKELLREFAIAGGDQVYGEEKSWFKKMKDVFGG
- the dnaK gene encoding molecular chaperone DnaK, with the protein product MAKVIGIDLGTTNSVVSVMEGGEATVIANAEGSRLTPSVVGFSKTGERLVGQLAKRQAVSNPDGTISSVKRHMGTDWKVSIEDKAYTPQQLSAMILQKLKADAEAYLGETVTQAVITVPAYFSDSQRQATKDAGTIAGLEVLRIINEPTAAALAYGMDKGEDHTILVFDLGGGTFDVSVLELGEGVFEVKATHGNNRLGGDDFDERIEKYLAQEFKKETGIDLSQDRMAVQRLREAAEKAKIELSGVLTTNINLPFITADQTGPKHLDINLTRAKFEELTSDLVESTMGPTRQALSDAGLNVSEIDKVILVGGSTRIPAVQEAIKKFLGKEPFRGVNPDECVAVGAAIQAGVLAGEVKDVLLLDVTPLSLGIETLGGVFTKIIERNTTIPTKKSQIFSTAADNQPSVEIHVLQGEREMASYNKTLGRFQLGDIPAAPRGVPQIEVTFDIDANGIVHVSAKDLGTGKEQKITITASTGVNKDDIERMVKEAEAHAAEDKQRREEVEVRNQADSLVYQAEKTIKEAGNKVDKALAEKVQAAADKLKETLKSGTLEQIKADTEELTKPLHELAGALYQQQQPQEGAADAQQAGGAGKKKDDNVVDADFKVVDEDKK
- the grpE gene encoding nucleotide exchange factor GrpE, with product MANNHEDAEKKENQSVSEQENVQETEVNQNVTVEAVQAEKEQLLAEAEDRYKRLYADFDNFRRRSRQEKEDLSNVVAQNLILELLPVLDNFERALSSLSEEEAAGVGSGVSMIYRQLFNALEKSGLSIVEAEGKIFDPQYHEAVLRVEDAEQPEGTIVEELQKGYSVKGKVIRPSMVKVVG
- a CDS encoding TCP-1/cpn60 chaperonin family protein, whose protein sequence is MSRKQGGGADADSALAALMTNAEAVRAITSAVEGTIGPKGLDTMLVDRFGEVIITNDGVTILEKMDINHPAAKMLIHAARAQKDEVGDGTTTATIMAGALVSEGLTQVLRGVPVARVIEGIRFGIDEAARQLKARAVTIDDVQAECLFDVARIAGREYVDIAQLVVEAARLIGRGKLKESHFKLSDTVLAQEGAENEVFLGVIIEKERLNQDMPLAVENAKVMVLDDALAPEELGEEALGTEAGFKRYLELQEEFRQNIAKLVAMDIQVVLTDRAVDSAAEEAFTDAGMFVVSQVNATDLRRVAEHTGARMVKRTALKKEKAELQRYLGQVQRVYAEEKLGHIRMLGGAGKPMATILVGAATAEVVGERERIAKDAASSVQAAVKSGYLPGGGSAEIAVARELERHRDRMKGMAAYGLDCVTAALKRPLAQIVDNAGFNPLEKVEEVLAAQASQSQEVLGIDCESGAVADMLQAGIMDPLEVKLHALKAAGEVAVAILRIDTIIRKRDENGAPQQGMEEGLPDF